The window AGCGGATGCCGAGATCGCCGAGCCCGCCGCCGCCGACCGCGCCGACCATGGCTGAATAGCCGATCAGGCTGACGGTCGCGAGCGTCAAGGCCAGCGTCACCGCCGGCAACGCTTCGGGCAGCAGCACCTTCTGCACGATCTGCAAGGGGCTGGCGCCAAAGGCGCGTGCGGCTTCCACCAGACCCTGATCGACTTCGCGGATCGCGCCTTCGATGACCCTGGCGATGAACGGGATCGCCGCGATGGTCAAAGGCACCACGGCGGCGCGGGTGCCGATCGAAGTGCCCGCGATCAGGCGCGTCAGCGGCACGATGGCGACGACGAGGATGATGAACGGCGTCGAGCGCGTGGCATTGACGACGAGGCCAAGCAGACGATTCGCG is drawn from Nitrobacteraceae bacterium AZCC 2146 and contains these coding sequences:
- a CDS encoding D-methionine transport system permease protein (product_source=KO:K02072; cath_funfam=1.10.3720.10; cog=COG2011; ko=KO:K02072; pfam=PF00528; superfamily=161098; transmembrane_helix_parts=Outside_1_19,TMhelix_20_42,Inside_43_54,TMhelix_55_77,Outside_78_81,TMhelix_82_104,Inside_105_145,TMhelix_146_168,Outside_169_187,TMhelix_188_210,Inside_211_221) is translated as MTPELLQLIAWSTLDTLTMVALAGVFGTLFGLPLGIFLATSRANELFPAPTANRLLGLVVNATRSTPFIILVVAIVPLTRLIAGTSIGTRAAVVPLTIAAIPFIARVIEGAIREVDQGLVEAARAFGASPLQIVQKVLLPEALPAVTLALTLATVSLIGYSAMVGAVGGGGLGDLGIRYGYQRFMPEVMATVVIVLIVLVQGVQTIGDVISRRLDKRNRHS